In Lolium rigidum isolate FL_2022 chromosome 7, APGP_CSIRO_Lrig_0.1, whole genome shotgun sequence, the DNA window TAAGGAGGTTTACTATATTAGATGAATGTGCGTCATTTCTGCCAAACCCGCCCTTTGGTAGAAAAAAACTACTCATTTGGTTCCTGTCTCTAGGTCTGTCTGGGTGATTAACATCTCCTCGATCATTGCATGCAGCTTGGAGGGCCGTCCTGGCCGGTGCTGCTAGGACGCCGGGATGCTCTCATGACGACCAAGGCAGCGGCAGAAGATAGTTTGCCAAGCCCTACTTCGCGACTTCCCCAACTACTCCACTCCTTCAGCAAGAAGGGGCTCAACGCCCGGGATCTCGTCGCTCTCTCCGGTGCTCACAGCGTAGGAATGGCGCACTGCTCCAACTTTCGGGAACATGTCTACAAAGACACCAAGATCAACATGACCTACGCTGCACAGCTCCGCGCCAAGGTCTGCCCGTTCGTCGGCGGCGACGACAACCTCGCGCCCCTTGAGTTGCAGAAACCGGACAAGTTCGACAACGGCTTCTTCAACGACGTCATCACTGGCCAAGTTCTTCTCCGGACGGATCAAGAGCTGCTCGGCAGCAGCGGCAGCCACGGGACCACTGACGCACTCGTCCGGGAGTACGCCGCCAACGCAGATAGATTCGCTGCAGAATTCGCCATGGCGATGATCAAGCTGGGAAACATGGCGGTCCAGGACGGTGAGGTCCGGCTGAACTGCCGTCGTCCCAATTGAGGATACTAGATGAGGCTGTTGCGGCAGCAATATATAATGTTGCACATGAGCAAAATTAAAGTAAAACAAAAGACTAGCAAAATACCCGCGCCTTGCCGCGGAATAATAAGAAAACATTTAGTTCTTCACCAGCTATCCTCCATGCAACTACTTGTCCGCAACTTCTAATGCATTTGCCTTGACTACATATTTCGGGTATTATTTGAGCAATACCGCGTAATAATTTACATGGTAACTCATGTGGACGGTATCTGAGTTGGACATTGTTCTGCATGTTAGTTACCTCTTCTTCCTATTGTCtattcttggtgctcttgttcgaAACAATGTCTAATCAGAGTGTCCTGAAGTTGCTGCGGTGGTCAGCACAAGTTAATTAAGCTAGTTTATGCGGATACACACAAAAAGATCAATCCATCGCAATCCCTAAATAAAGATCAATCCATTTTCTTTACCCTTTACTGAAGTGCTCATTGGGCACGTACAGCAGAATCCAAGTGTGCAGAGATCCAAGAGAGATCTTTTGGCAGCACCATGACACCACCAGCCTGCACCCAGCAATCGGTAAACGTAGGAGGACAGAGAACAAGAGGTGTGAAACCATAGCCAAATTGATTCATATGTTTCTTGATCTCGTGTGATGTACCTGGGTGAACTGTGAACATCATCTTGCAGGAGGCGCACTTATCATTTGGAAGCGGGCTGCTTGTTGTCAAGCTGGTCGTAGCTCTTCGTGTATCAGAATAGTTGAGGGCCACACCCTGTCATCTCGGTTCTCGCTCGTGGTACTGTGCGGCCTTGGCATTTCGGTGCACTACGTGAGGACGCCGTGTTGATCAATTTAGACAACACACAACAAAACCTAGTACAAGTAGGGGTGGCTGAGGCTGTAGTGAACCCTTTTTTGGGGTTTTAAGAGAACCAGTAGTCTTCTTTCGCTTTTGTTTTTGACCTTTTCGGCTACCTCAGCTGACTTTGTACCTCCTACTATGTACTCCTTTTTGTTATCTTAATGAAGTTCGGTCTTGGACCCTTCAAATGTAGACAACACACAACAAAACCTAgtacaaggttttttttttttgaaatggggaaaccagcttctgcatccaatggatgcacacggcttttttattagattattcacaacaccttacaagggcAATACAAAAGATTAAACTTGAAACCACCtcactaaacctacagagggatgaaggggtgacaaaacaccaactcacatcatccaaaaaaccaaaTGCATTCCCAAGccacccaatagcaggtgagaagcacatccagtcaagcagactctcagcgcataCCAACACACACGctatagaagttgctaccgccatcTTCCTCGGCCCCATCTtccagagagatcatcgcattaaccttgcaagtcctgtcgtcgatgccaccatgacgccagacggctccaccatcctgcaagcatacatcatcccgcatccgtcatcgataccctgcagcaccatgccaccgagacttAGCGCcatcaatgtggtagatgaatacaactccaccaacatccgccaacatcgagcagctgctccaaaaacgatgccccaagaagtAGAACGACACAGgtagcgccgccatcgtccgaaccggtagacccagatctagggtttcccccagaGCAGCACGAGTGGGTAGATGTAggttgcgacgacgatgccttcaataaGGTAATGACGCGTAACGTCGCCATCGCATAACATGACCAGGGTGGGACCACGATTTTCATCAGCAGCCGCACCTcaccaactcgccgagtgtagtgacGAGACAAGCAAAGACGATgacttcgacaaggtaacgacgccaAGCGAcgcccactactaggaaaaggcccattgccggcgcacctaaaatgcccattgccggcgcaccacgagcccgccggtgcgaacgcgccggtgataaatggacactgccggcgcaccaggtagtgcgccggcgatatgtcagctactgccggcgcaccacccaagcttcgccggcaaagatatattccaccggcgcacaatcaggtgcgccggcagtagtgcttccagcactggcgcatgccacgtgcgccggcagtatgtcatttaggtgcgccggcaattaattcgaaaattcttttttccagcttttttccagcatattacaatacatatttgacagcagtatatatttacaacgcagttcatatttatacagtattacatgcaatatgagaagcacatagagagccaagtttcatttcggtatcagtacacaaatacgcaagtctcgtttcggaatgtgttgattcatacaacacatgtgcatatgcaacaccgaacgacgaagtttcacaaagttagaagtcttggtacatagtcgtcacaagtatcgtcatacacctcacaatgtaggtcctaacctaaactagaatcacatagaacatgaccaacatggtcatgaccatcatcacgaaggccatggtcttcatccggttcctcctcatgtccctcatctctcccgctagataacgggcgtatcttccttccgcctccaccctagtggggtatcccttgtagccgttgccgccgaaacggtgcacctgtctccgacagtcctcccagccgtcgtagactccaggaaccctccccttgtacacgacatatgtcgtcggcatctccattcacaagacaagtaaaacgttagtaccaatgcaatgaacaagtgccaactcaaataagagacaagtagtatgaactaaatagcatgtgcctcatactttgttggtcgaaataaataataacatacagggatggggtcagtgaggctaggtaggatgcacaatagattgatatttgtggccatcacaccaagcctcaccggccccaccccggagtgtacaagtgaccgaacattttaatcatcggccaatgcaattaagaagtgcgaactcaaatagaagacaagtagta includes these proteins:
- the LOC124670390 gene encoding peroxidase P7-like, whose translation is MELLLRLAAVALVAAAFVAADGTGTLSPSFYDATCPGLQPAVRRGVAQAVKKEARMGASLLRLFFHDCFVQGCDASILLDDTANFTGEKSAAPNANSLRGYEVIDAIKAEVEASCKATVSCADIVALAARDAVNLLGGPSWPVLLGRRDALMTTKAAAEDSLPSPTSRLPQLLHSFSKKGLNARDLVALSGAHSVGMAHCSNFREHVYKDTKINMTYAAQLRAKVCPFVGGDDNLAPLELQKPDKFDNGFFNDVITGQVLLRTDQELLGSSGSHGTTDALVREYAANADRFAAEFAMAMIKLGNMAVQDGEVRLNCRRPN